From the genome of Virgibacillus siamensis, one region includes:
- a CDS encoding DoxX family protein, with translation MKKLPMEKWICYAVGFVFISTGALKLVEQDFKLVFTDLGLPYPHTVLYLVAAAEIVCGALVAARLYLKRATAPLIFIMLAAIFLTKIPVLTMNEGILQFLFQARLDIVVLILLILIWQQAPGKLLK, from the coding sequence ATGAAGAAGTTACCGATGGAAAAATGGATTTGTTATGCTGTTGGTTTTGTGTTTATTTCAACCGGTGCATTGAAGCTGGTGGAACAGGATTTTAAACTGGTTTTTACCGATTTGGGATTGCCATATCCGCATACAGTGCTGTATCTGGTTGCTGCTGCAGAAATTGTGTGCGGTGCACTCGTTGCTGCCAGACTCTATTTAAAACGAGCGACCGCACCCTTGATTTTTATTATGCTGGCAGCCATTTTCCTTACTAAAATTCCCGTATTGACGATGAACGAAGGGATTTTACAATTCCTGTTTCAGGCAAGACTTGATATTGTCGTACTTATTCTGTTGATCCTTATCTGGCAGCAGGCACCAGGCAAACTGCTGAAATAG
- a CDS encoding ABC transporter permease yields the protein MEAVFAVWQRDIIKFFRDRGRLIGSFAMPFMFLILFGSGMSGAMQAMLGGSSGSGPLADFDFVEFMFPGIIGMTVFNTAIFSALSVVQDKEFGYMREILVSPMSRVSIAIGKVLGGTTVAVIQGLMMLIFVPFIGVSISISMILQLIPVMFLVAFTISSIGLLIASTLKTAQGFQMVIQILLFPMLFLSGAMFPLNGLPLWMDIIVKINPLTYSVDMFKDIILQPETMSAAMRQAMGLDLEIFDHVITFAQEAIVVGIIGAVFVVFATIRFSKAEA from the coding sequence ATGGAAGCGGTATTTGCTGTCTGGCAGCGTGATATTATTAAGTTTTTCCGTGACCGTGGGCGCTTAATCGGTTCGTTTGCAATGCCGTTTATGTTTCTGATTTTATTCGGGAGCGGAATGAGCGGTGCTATGCAGGCGATGCTTGGCGGTTCATCCGGAAGCGGTCCGCTCGCTGATTTTGACTTTGTGGAATTTATGTTCCCGGGCATCATTGGGATGACTGTTTTTAATACTGCCATCTTTTCAGCACTGTCGGTCGTACAGGATAAAGAATTCGGCTATATGCGTGAAATTCTTGTTTCACCGATGTCACGTGTCTCCATTGCCATCGGAAAAGTGCTTGGCGGAACAACGGTTGCTGTTATACAGGGATTGATGATGCTCATATTCGTACCGTTTATCGGCGTATCCATCTCCATATCGATGATTTTGCAGTTGATTCCGGTCATGTTTTTGGTTGCATTTACGATTTCGTCCATCGGTCTGTTGATTGCCAGCACATTAAAAACAGCACAAGGATTTCAAATGGTCATTCAAATTCTGTTGTTCCCGATGCTGTTTTTATCCGGGGCCATGTTCCCGCTGAACGGACTGCCATTGTGGATGGATATTATCGTAAAAATAAACCCGCTCACATATTCAGTTGATATGTTCAAAGATATCATCCTTCAGCCGGAAACAATGAGTGCTGCAATGCGCCAGGCGATGGGGCTAGACCTGGAAATATTCGATCATGTCATCACGTTTGCACAGGAAGCTATTGTAGTTGGCATTATCGGAGCCGTTTTTGTTGTATTTGCGACGATACGATTTTCAAAAGCAGAAGCTTAA
- a CDS encoding ATP-binding cassette domain-containing protein: MKPIVEVDGLKKRYKNFEAVKGVNLTVGEGEIFGFLGPNGAGKSTTINMLSTIIKPTGGEALINGFNIVEEKNRVRESIGLIFQESTLDEKLTANENLMLHCRFYKVPKEKREARIQEVLEIVDLADKRKQVVETFSGGMKRRLEIARGLLHYPRVLFLDEPTVGLDPQTRNHIWEYILRLKKKAGITIFLTTHYMDEAEICDRVAVMDHGQLIALDTPDNLKTNVGGDIIEISTADNEDAKTAIAEMYGCEVKESDRALTFQVDQGSAFLVQFVKEFPIEILTVNLRRPTLNDVFLQLTGREIREETVSKKNKAMMRRGR; this comes from the coding sequence ATGAAACCGATTGTTGAGGTAGATGGGCTGAAGAAACGCTATAAGAATTTTGAGGCGGTAAAAGGGGTAAACCTGACTGTCGGGGAAGGCGAAATATTTGGCTTTCTCGGACCAAATGGAGCCGGAAAAAGTACAACAATCAACATGTTATCGACCATCATAAAACCAACCGGCGGGGAAGCACTAATCAACGGATTTAATATTGTAGAAGAGAAAAACCGCGTTCGGGAAAGCATTGGTCTTATTTTTCAGGAATCAACGCTGGACGAAAAGTTAACAGCGAATGAAAATCTGATGCTCCATTGCCGGTTTTATAAAGTACCAAAAGAAAAACGGGAAGCACGTATTCAGGAAGTATTGGAAATCGTGGATCTTGCTGACAAGCGTAAACAAGTGGTTGAAACCTTTTCCGGCGGTATGAAACGGCGGCTGGAAATTGCCCGCGGACTGCTCCACTATCCGCGTGTGTTGTTTCTTGATGAGCCGACAGTTGGACTTGATCCGCAGACGAGAAACCATATTTGGGAATATATTCTGCGCCTGAAGAAAAAGGCAGGGATTACGATCTTTCTGACGACTCATTATATGGATGAAGCGGAAATATGTGATCGAGTGGCGGTAATGGATCATGGTCAGCTGATTGCACTCGATACACCGGATAATCTGAAGACCAATGTTGGCGGCGATATTATCGAAATCAGCACCGCCGATAATGAGGATGCCAAAACAGCTATTGCGGAAATGTATGGGTGTGAAGTGAAGGAATCTGATCGTGCATTAACGTTTCAGGTGGATCAGGGAAGTGCATTTCTGGTTCAATTTGTGAAAGAGTTTCCGATTGAAATTTTAACAGTTAATTTGCGGAGGCCAACGTTAAACGATGTGTTCCTGCAATTGACCGGTCGTGAAATCCGGGAAGAAACTGTTTCCAAGAAAAATAAAGCCATGATGAGGAGGGGACGTTAA
- a CDS encoding MarR family winged helix-turn-helix transcriptional regulator: protein MLMHNDSTETGRHIADMLRQINAMINKRLRRSLRGMGLTPPQIMILTYVSKHPDCKVSDISNEFSLAASTVSSILDRLERNELIIRTRKMEDKRIVQISLSDKALQLKDSVSSTITGFMADMTNGATAEELNRITTGLELLQDVLNRNDNEKGGTTGNETDC, encoded by the coding sequence ATGCTTATGCATAATGATTCTACAGAAACAGGGAGACATATTGCAGATATGCTCCGTCAAATAAATGCAATGATTAACAAACGGCTGCGAAGATCACTTCGCGGCATGGGGCTGACCCCGCCGCAAATTATGATTTTAACGTATGTATCGAAGCATCCGGATTGCAAGGTAAGTGACATCAGCAACGAATTCAGCCTGGCTGCAAGTACGGTGTCGAGTATTTTGGACCGGCTGGAACGAAACGAACTGATCATTCGGACGCGGAAAATGGAAGACAAACGAATTGTACAGATTTCGTTATCAGATAAAGCACTGCAATTAAAGGATTCCGTCAGCAGTACAATTACCGGATTTATGGCGGATATGACGAATGGAGCAACTGCGGAAGAATTGAACCGGATTACTACCGGTCTGGAATTGCTCCAGGATGTTTTGAACCGGAATGATAATGAAAAGGGAGGAACCACGGGGAATGAAACCGATTGTTGA
- a CDS encoding S1C family serine protease: MGYFDEDYVPNPKKNRRWLVPVLSGIIIGMIIVLVALPSILRSDILPGSWLGGTNSAGSGDGNDGFQATEQVSLDVSTQITDVVNEVSKAVVGVINIQHQGNFWEQQEDDQAGTGSGIIYKKKDGYAYVITNHHVIEGADTVEVVLSDDTRVQAEILGSDLFSDLAVLRMKGKHVTNTIKMGSSDSVKVGEPAIAIGNPLGMKFSGSVTTGVISGKQRTIPQDFNQDGRADWQAEVIQTDAAINPGNSGGALINIKGQLIGINSMKINETSVEGIGFAIPIDTARPIIQELETKGKITRPYMGVEIYSLDEVPQTEWDKTLNLPDNVEGGVYVWTVDPLSPADQAGMKRLDVITEIGGKKVMNMIDLRKILYKEKQVGDTLKVTFYRDGKKKQTTIKLGIQE, encoded by the coding sequence ATGGGATATTTTGATGAGGATTATGTGCCAAACCCGAAAAAGAATCGCAGGTGGCTGGTTCCGGTTCTTTCCGGTATTATCATTGGCATGATTATTGTATTAGTCGCATTGCCGAGCATATTGAGGTCAGATATATTACCTGGTTCATGGTTAGGGGGCACGAACTCAGCTGGTTCCGGTGACGGCAATGACGGATTTCAAGCAACTGAACAGGTTTCACTTGATGTATCGACACAAATTACCGATGTCGTGAATGAAGTTTCAAAGGCTGTCGTCGGTGTCATTAATATTCAGCATCAAGGCAACTTTTGGGAACAGCAGGAAGATGATCAGGCTGGAACGGGTTCCGGTATTATTTACAAGAAAAAAGACGGATATGCGTATGTTATCACTAACCACCATGTGATAGAAGGCGCGGATACGGTGGAAGTAGTACTCTCGGACGACACCCGGGTTCAGGCTGAGATTCTCGGAAGCGATCTTTTTTCCGATTTAGCTGTATTGCGTATGAAAGGGAAGCACGTGACAAATACGATAAAGATGGGTTCCTCGGATTCTGTCAAAGTAGGTGAACCGGCAATCGCAATTGGAAATCCTCTCGGAATGAAGTTTTCCGGATCGGTTACCACCGGCGTAATCAGTGGAAAACAGCGAACGATTCCACAGGATTTTAACCAGGATGGCCGTGCAGACTGGCAGGCGGAAGTAATCCAAACCGATGCAGCAATTAATCCCGGAAATAGTGGCGGTGCACTAATCAATATTAAAGGGCAATTGATTGGAATCAACTCCATGAAGATTAATGAAACATCTGTGGAAGGTATCGGGTTCGCCATTCCAATTGATACAGCAAGACCGATCATTCAGGAGTTGGAGACAAAAGGGAAAATTACAAGACCGTACATGGGGGTTGAAATCTATTCCCTTGATGAAGTTCCGCAAACGGAATGGGATAAGACATTAAATCTTCCGGATAATGTGGAAGGCGGTGTCTATGTCTGGACAGTCGATCCACTTTCTCCAGCAGATCAGGCCGGAATGAAACGGCTTGATGTCATTACGGAAATCGGCGGCAAAAAAGTCATGAACATGATTGATTTGCGAAAGATCCTTTACAAGGAAAAACAAGTCGGTGATACCTTAAAAGTAACATTCTATCGTGATGGCAAGAAGAAACAGACAACCATTAAATTAGGTATTCAGGAATAA
- a CDS encoding MBL fold metallo-hydrolase — MTLRFSVLASGSTGNAFYIESEQEKLLIDAGLSGKQMDRLFGEIQVNPAELSGILVTHEHSDHIKGLGIFARKYNLPIYANKKTWNAMENSIGSISPDQKFTFETGEVQTFHDMDIESFGVSHDAAEPMFFTFHHDRKKVALVTDLGYVSERIKKTVEDADAYIFEANHDVSMLRMGRYPWNVKRRILGDSGHVSNEDCGLALGDIISNRTKRIYLAHLSQDNNMKDLARMSVNNVLEERGIKLDLHDTDPKTATPLYEVV, encoded by the coding sequence ATGACATTACGTTTTAGTGTACTAGCTTCAGGCAGTACCGGAAACGCATTTTATATTGAATCAGAACAAGAAAAACTTCTCATTGATGCAGGGCTGAGCGGGAAACAGATGGACAGGCTGTTTGGCGAAATTCAAGTTAATCCGGCTGAATTGTCCGGTATTCTGGTGACACATGAACATAGTGATCATATTAAGGGTCTGGGGATTTTTGCCCGAAAGTACAATTTGCCGATCTATGCTAATAAAAAGACGTGGAATGCAATGGAAAATTCTATCGGGTCGATTTCCCCGGATCAGAAATTTACGTTTGAAACAGGGGAAGTTCAAACGTTTCACGACATGGATATTGAGTCATTCGGAGTATCCCATGATGCGGCAGAGCCAATGTTTTTCACTTTTCACCATGACCGGAAAAAGGTAGCGCTTGTTACGGACCTGGGTTATGTCTCCGAACGGATTAAAAAGACCGTGGAAGATGCAGATGCTTACATTTTTGAAGCCAATCACGATGTCAGCATGCTGCGGATGGGCCGTTATCCGTGGAATGTAAAACGTCGTATCCTGGGTGATTCCGGGCATGTTTCCAACGAAGATTGCGGACTTGCCTTGGGTGATATTATTTCCAACAGAACAAAACGGATCTACTTGGCACACCTAAGCCAGGACAATAATATGAAAGATTTGGCACGCATGTCGGTAAACAATGTGCTGGAGGAACGCGGAATAAAGCTTGATTTACATGATACCGATCCAAAAACAGCAACACCACTTTATGAAGTTGTATAA
- a CDS encoding two-component system regulatory protein YycI — protein MQWKQIKILFILCFLVLDIYLLVMFFQKQKEADFDIAETEISTVDEDLEDEDITISADLPAQQLEESFISVKQKSFTKKDEKALDDQTNLEAETINKTLMLAKFEEPVPVQENTSGDIMAEQIKPFIMSPDSYIYWDWNKEMNVLILFQQKKGRPIYFNESGIILVFLNDDNEMIFYTQTMLGETQTPGDQNSLIKPKQAINVLFDNNLLESGDEITDVNIGFHTRIPLDTGEQVFAPTWTITVNKEENFYVNAIENRVFSSNELEFLKTAGNSILKKIGTTGEESRLKEFVMDHIDKKLTEPKRSETE, from the coding sequence ATGCAATGGAAACAAATTAAAATATTATTTATCCTCTGCTTCCTCGTTCTGGATATCTACTTGCTTGTTATGTTTTTTCAGAAACAAAAGGAAGCGGATTTCGATATCGCAGAAACAGAAATATCAACTGTCGATGAGGACCTTGAGGATGAGGATATAACGATTTCCGCGGATTTGCCTGCACAGCAGCTGGAGGAATCTTTTATTTCTGTAAAGCAAAAAAGTTTTACCAAAAAAGATGAAAAAGCATTGGATGATCAAACAAATCTCGAAGCGGAAACGATAAACAAAACACTTATGCTGGCAAAATTTGAGGAGCCTGTCCCGGTTCAGGAAAATACATCCGGAGACATCATGGCAGAGCAGATAAAACCATTCATTATGTCTCCAGACAGTTATATATATTGGGATTGGAACAAGGAAATGAATGTACTGATCCTTTTTCAGCAAAAGAAAGGAAGACCGATATACTTTAATGAAAGCGGCATTATTCTTGTTTTCTTAAATGATGATAACGAGATGATTTTTTACACACAGACAATGCTTGGCGAAACGCAAACACCAGGAGACCAGAATTCATTGATTAAGCCAAAACAGGCGATTAATGTATTATTCGATAATAATCTGCTGGAATCCGGGGATGAAATAACCGATGTTAATATCGGCTTCCATACGAGAATTCCGCTTGACACCGGTGAACAGGTGTTTGCGCCAACATGGACCATCACGGTGAATAAAGAAGAGAATTTTTATGTCAACGCAATCGAAAATCGGGTGTTTTCCAGTAATGAATTGGAATTTTTGAAAACTGCTGGGAATTCTATATTGAAAAAAATTGGAACAACCGGTGAAGAGAGCAGACTAAAAGAATTTGTGATGGATCACATCGATAAAAAGCTGACAGAACCTAAACGGAGTGAGACAGAATGA
- a CDS encoding YycH family regulatory protein produces the protein MNLETVKSFILWILVLLSLVLTFSLWNYQPNFEDSKNNKYVDQVNIGGKKQTKQEIIEPKSIIFHNGKTYYGFSDPNEQQSLYQDMQSWVLNNVQTSNQQGVPNEEKQLEIIFPVSLPMQTAKSLFTFSEEKFLPEWSFKKIYITFNRDDSVLNVIFVSDNGEQRVTAVVNNSKKYDLLWRYLTTFEGLKEYKLVKSGSNPYYVPKHQITMSRKVLTINTIDPLKFRNALFAKPEIVSRNQNHQNEVYFTDGVRGLRVIEDMKLMKFDNPYESSERPLPDEELITRSLQSINDRKGWTDEYNLMRIDSKGNEIRYQMYYNGYPIYSNAGLSMIRQIWQPTELSVDLNNYERPLFRLNDLINEKEITLKSVDEVLSYMESKSSYKLEEISDLQVGYHLSYQDIDSNNVVKLQPAWFVEYNGDWKQIEFHESTQHREGGAEDAMETN, from the coding sequence ATGAACCTGGAGACAGTGAAGTCATTTATTTTATGGATTTTGGTGTTGTTAAGTTTAGTGCTTACCTTCAGCCTGTGGAATTATCAGCCGAACTTCGAGGATTCCAAAAATAATAAGTATGTTGATCAGGTTAACATTGGTGGTAAGAAGCAAACGAAACAGGAAATTATCGAACCGAAATCGATTATTTTTCATAACGGCAAGACGTACTATGGATTTTCGGATCCCAATGAACAGCAATCGTTATATCAGGATATGCAATCCTGGGTGCTTAATAATGTACAGACCTCTAATCAACAGGGGGTACCGAACGAGGAAAAACAACTGGAAATCATTTTCCCCGTATCACTGCCTATGCAAACAGCCAAAAGCCTGTTTACGTTCAGTGAGGAAAAGTTTTTACCGGAGTGGAGTTTTAAAAAGATTTACATCACATTTAATCGTGATGATTCTGTATTGAATGTTATTTTTGTATCGGATAATGGGGAGCAGCGTGTAACTGCTGTTGTCAACAACTCAAAAAAATATGATTTGCTTTGGCGTTACCTGACTACCTTTGAAGGATTAAAGGAGTATAAACTGGTTAAGTCCGGGAGCAATCCATATTATGTTCCGAAGCACCAAATTACGATGAGTCGGAAAGTACTGACCATAAACACGATTGACCCATTGAAATTTCGCAATGCGTTATTTGCCAAACCTGAAATTGTCAGCCGGAATCAGAACCATCAGAATGAAGTGTATTTTACGGATGGTGTCCGTGGATTGCGGGTCATTGAAGATATGAAACTAATGAAATTCGATAATCCGTATGAGTCATCCGAAAGACCGCTGCCGGACGAAGAACTGATTACACGAAGTTTGCAGAGTATTAATGACCGTAAAGGCTGGACAGATGAATACAATTTGATGCGAATTGATTCAAAAGGGAATGAAATTCGCTACCAGATGTATTACAATGGCTATCCGATTTACAGCAATGCCGGACTTTCTATGATCAGACAAATATGGCAGCCAACCGAGCTGAGTGTAGATCTTAACAATTATGAGCGGCCACTGTTCCGGTTAAACGACTTAATCAATGAAAAAGAAATAACACTAAAATCGGTCGATGAAGTACTTAGTTATATGGAGAGCAAATCTTCGTATAAACTGGAGGAAATAAGTGATCTGCAAGTTGGCTACCACTTATCCTATCAGGACATTGACTCCAATAATGTTGTCAAATTGCAGCCAGCCTGGTTTGTAGAATACAATGGAGACTGGAAGCAAATCGAGTTTCATGAATCAACGCAACATCGGGAAGGTGGAGCTGAGGATGCAATGGAAACAAATTAA
- the walK gene encoding cell wall metabolism sensor histidine kinase WalK yields the protein MQKVGFFRSIQLKFIIIFILLLLVAIQVIGSYFSRELERELTDSFILQIDQRVDLLKLNLQQAFNKERTDDPEELTLQEEVQTIVQTNQTGQTDPITKLQVIDKQSRVIATSNYSNLDIIGKKTTNDLIVKSVRYGLSLDARQYNKKTGNRMYVKAVPIYNDDQTHVGTMYLEASLENVYNQLQKINKIFVQGSILALAVSAFMGILVARTITKPIMEMRRQAQTMARGDFSQKVNVYGTDEIGQLAETFNDLNVRLKHSRALTEEERRKLSSVLSNMSDGVIATDKSGAVSLMNDAAAKLIGVNPDEAQGAYLMDLLQLDEKTVDITDLPDTGSIIIDFSEDDDIFLIRANFSTISDEEDDITGFITVISDVTEQEKVEQERREFVSNVSHELRTPLTTMRSYIEALTEGAWEDKEIAPRFLGVAQNETERMIRMVNDLLQLSKMDSKEHPLQKEKVEFIEFYHHVIDRFEMNVTEGIHLERELPKGKYYVWMDKDKMMQVLDNIITNAMKYSPEGGTIRFRAAKQKNHLMISVEDEGMGISYDKVDKIFERFYRVDKARTRKLGGTGLGLAISQELVESHDGKIWAKSKEGKGTTILFTLPLMSQKRRGNK from the coding sequence ATGCAAAAAGTTGGTTTTTTCCGATCGATTCAACTGAAATTCATTATTATATTTATTTTATTGCTGCTTGTTGCAATTCAGGTGATTGGTTCTTATTTTAGCCGAGAACTGGAACGTGAACTGACTGACAGTTTTATACTGCAGATCGACCAGCGCGTGGACTTACTGAAACTGAATCTGCAACAGGCCTTTAATAAAGAGCGGACAGACGATCCGGAAGAACTGACATTGCAGGAGGAAGTGCAAACCATTGTACAAACGAACCAGACGGGTCAGACCGATCCCATCACGAAACTGCAGGTCATTGATAAACAGAGCAGGGTCATTGCGACAAGCAATTATTCAAACCTTGACATTATCGGCAAAAAGACGACCAATGATTTAATTGTTAAATCTGTCCGATACGGCCTATCACTGGATGCAAGACAATATAACAAGAAAACCGGAAACCGGATGTATGTTAAAGCGGTTCCCATATACAACGATGACCAGACTCATGTCGGAACCATGTATTTGGAAGCGTCGCTTGAGAATGTCTATAACCAGCTGCAAAAAATAAATAAAATATTTGTGCAAGGGTCTATTTTAGCTTTGGCAGTGTCAGCTTTCATGGGAATTCTGGTGGCCCGAACCATCACAAAACCGATCATGGAAATGCGCAGACAGGCCCAAACAATGGCAAGGGGTGATTTCTCCCAAAAAGTAAATGTCTATGGCACCGATGAGATCGGGCAGCTTGCGGAGACCTTTAACGATTTGAATGTACGATTAAAACATTCCAGAGCATTAACAGAAGAAGAGCGGCGAAAACTCAGTTCCGTCTTATCCAATATGTCTGACGGGGTAATCGCAACTGATAAGTCAGGTGCCGTATCGTTAATGAACGATGCAGCGGCAAAACTGATTGGGGTAAATCCTGATGAAGCACAAGGGGCATATTTGATGGACCTCTTACAGCTGGATGAAAAGACGGTTGATATTACAGATCTTCCTGACACAGGATCGATTATTATTGACTTTAGTGAAGATGATGATATTTTCCTGATTCGTGCCAATTTCTCCACGATTTCCGATGAGGAAGATGATATAACCGGATTTATTACCGTCATAAGTGATGTCACGGAACAGGAGAAAGTGGAGCAGGAACGGCGTGAGTTTGTTTCCAATGTGTCCCATGAATTACGGACGCCATTGACAACGATGCGCAGCTATATTGAAGCATTGACAGAAGGTGCTTGGGAAGATAAAGAAATTGCACCGCGCTTTCTCGGTGTTGCTCAAAACGAGACAGAGCGAATGATCCGAATGGTAAATGATCTGCTGCAATTATCGAAAATGGACAGCAAGGAACACCCACTTCAAAAAGAAAAAGTGGAGTTTATTGAATTTTACCATCATGTTATTGATCGTTTTGAAATGAATGTGACAGAGGGAATCCATTTGGAGCGTGAACTGCCGAAAGGAAAATATTACGTCTGGATGGATAAGGATAAAATGATGCAGGTGCTTGATAACATCATCACAAATGCGATGAAGTACTCTCCAGAGGGAGGAACAATCCGGTTCAGGGCAGCCAAACAGAAAAATCATCTGATGATCAGCGTAGAAGATGAAGGTATGGGCATCTCCTATGATAAAGTGGATAAAATATTTGAACGCTTCTACCGTGTTGATAAAGCTCGGACAAGAAAATTAGGCGGAACCGGTCTTGGACTGGCGATATCCCAGGAACTGGTTGAGTCGCATGACGGTAAAATTTGGGCAAAAAGTAAAGAAGGTAAAGGGACGACGATTCTCTTTACACTTCCGCTGATGAGTCAGAAGCGGAGGGGTAACAAATGA
- the yycF gene encoding response regulator YycF, producing the protein MTQKILVVDDEQPIADILKFNLEKEGYQVVIANDGDEAIKLADDENPDLVLLDIMLPGKDGNEVCREIRKTQSMPIIMLTAKDSEIDKVLGLELGADDYVTKPFSNREIIARVKANLRRQEQIPDDGVKTTKNIEIGRLVIHPDAYAVTRDGEQLELTHREFELLHYLARHIGQVMTREHLLETVWGYDYFGDVRTVDVTIRRLREKIEENPSNPMWIVTRRGVGYYLRNPEQE; encoded by the coding sequence ATGACACAGAAAATACTAGTAGTAGATGATGAACAGCCAATTGCTGATATTTTGAAATTTAATCTGGAAAAGGAAGGTTATCAGGTGGTCATCGCCAATGATGGTGACGAAGCAATTAAACTTGCTGACGATGAGAATCCTGACCTTGTTCTGCTTGATATTATGCTGCCGGGTAAAGATGGCAATGAAGTCTGCCGGGAAATCCGTAAGACACAATCGATGCCGATTATTATGCTGACAGCGAAAGACTCTGAAATTGATAAGGTGCTTGGTCTTGAACTTGGTGCTGATGACTATGTGACCAAGCCGTTCAGCAATCGCGAAATTATTGCAAGGGTGAAGGCTAATTTACGACGTCAGGAGCAAATTCCGGACGACGGTGTAAAGACGACCAAAAATATTGAAATCGGTCGTTTGGTCATTCATCCGGATGCATATGCGGTTACCCGTGACGGGGAGCAGCTGGAATTGACGCATCGTGAATTTGAATTGCTGCATTATCTGGCCCGTCATATCGGCCAAGTCATGACCCGTGAGCATTTACTCGAAACGGTTTGGGGCTACGACTATTTCGGCGATGTCCGGACAGTTGACGTTACCATCCGAAGACTTCGCGAAAAAATTGAGGAGAATCCGAGCAACCCGATGTGGATTGTTACGCGTCGCGGTGTCGGCTATTATTTACGCAACCCTGAACAGGAGTAG